The Desulfovibrio sp. TomC genome segment CTGGCTGTCAGGATACAGCACATAGATATACCTGGAAAAATCGAAAATGCAGTTAAGATCAAGTGTAAATATACTCAGTTGAAAGGCCAGCCCAACTCCAATAATGCACAGCTTGAAGTTGGGCTTTAAGAAATATAGCTCCTACTTCTTTTTACTGAGGCCTTCCATAAACTCTCGAGCGACATCTCCACGCAGCAATTCGGCAAGTCCAACCAATCCGTCGACCAGATAGCGAGAGTTGTATCCTTGTGTTCGCAAGTATATCATTGCGATATTTGATCTGTCTATGTGAGGACAGGCCGTCACAATTATCTTGTCTTTTGGTATTTCTTTCAGGCGATTCGGAAGCTCGTTGAGAGGAATTTTCATTGCGAATTCCATCCCCCAGGCCTGTTGCTCCTCTGGGAATCGGATATCAATAAGAACTGCCTCATTTTTGGCCAAAAGCGTCAGCAGCTCTTTCCCGGAACATTTCATGTCCTTTCTTGTTTCATAATTAAACGTCCGGACGAAATTTTCCAAACTTATTGTCTCAGCGGAAACAGCTGGCTGAGCAACGCAAAGAATTCCAAGAAGACATACGGCAATCGTAAAACTTTTCACAATTTCTCCTGCGCTATAGGTTGGTACAATCTTACTGTGAGTCAAACTAAACGAGTCACGACTATTCGAATGTGTGAAGAAGCTTGACGGCTCCATTATTGCATTGCTGGTTTTTCAATGCAAAAATTTTGCATGATTTAGCAGGGTCGGAGTGCTACTTGGGCTCAGTTTCATAAGGCCACTTGTTCATTCCATTCTCTAAAATGAGCAGTCTTTTAGAGTCGATTCCTTTCGACTTATATAGATCAACAGTTCGTTTTGCACCACCACCACCGCCAGGACAAATTATGATAATGTCCTTGTCGCCAACAAGCTTAGGTAGGGCAGCTTCCAATCTCGCAGTTTCCTCGGGCCGTTGGGCTGGCGAAGCATTGGTTTCGATGGCCCCGGGGATGTGCCCTTTTGCAAATTGTTCCACAGGGCAGATGTCCAAAATGATCATTGAGGAGTCACCAGCCTTTATGCGTCCCTGTAGTGTTTCTGGAGAAATATATTTATATTCCTCACCAATAGACGCATTAACTTGCGTAACCAGAATTAAACTCACAAGGACGAAAGACAGAACTTCCTTTATTAGCATGACGACTCCAAGTGTTGGAATTTATCCGATTTGCCTACAACAAGAGAACGCTTTTAAATCTCATCGACTATTTTTGGTCTGTGTTTAGACATGTCTACAGTTGCCTCAATCATGCCGTTGACGCCGTTACGATTCAGGCCATGCTTTTCCATGCAAACAAATCTAGCTATTTGCCGAGCTAGTTGTTGATCCTTTATGCCAAAACATTATCTGTCTGAAATTACAGCCAATCAATAATAGCGTGCTCGGTTTAGTTATCGCCGCCCCTTATTGGTATGCAGTTCTGCACCACGCCTCTGCGCTCATCTGAACTGGGTCCCATGGATTACTGAGCGGAGGCGTATAGCTTAAGTCGAGCTGTTCGACTTCCTCAACTTTCATCCTATTAAATATTGCCGTTGCGAAAACATCGATCCGCTTAGCCACACCCGTCTGCCAATGGCCAATGATTTGCGCTCCAAGTAAATATCCAGTGGTCCTATCTCCAGTTACGCGAATGTGAAGCCGATGCGCACCTGGGTAATAGTTTTTGTGGTCCCAACACTCCGTCTCCACCGTCAGAGGTGAAAATCCTTCCAACCGAGCCTCTGCATCGTTTAATCCGGTACGCGCTATGGCTAAATCGAAGAGTTTCAACACCTGCGTCCCCAAAGTGCCGGCATATTCTTTGCGCCCCCCAGGGCGTTCTCTCCAGCAATCCTTCCCTGTTTGTGAGCCGTGGTGCCAAGAGGAAGATACAAGGACTTTTCTAGGAGCCTGTGCCAAGTTTCCACACAGTCGCCGGCAGCAAAGATGCCAGGCACGCCAGTCTCCATCCGACGGTTGACCTTGATAGCCCCGCCATACCCCAGGGGCACCTTCCCCGACTTGGCTAGGCCAACTTCCGGTTCCGCCCCGGTGGCCACCAGGACAAGATCAACCTGGGCCTGGAATCCACCAGATCCAATGGCCATGAGGCGGCCATCCCTGACTCCTATCTCTTCGACGTCGACACCGCTCGCCACTCGCACACTGTTGCGTTCAAGCTCGGCCAGAACCAGCCTTCCCAAGGTGGGGTCGACCGTCTTCAATACGTGTTGGGAATGACCAACCAAGGTCACCGCAAGCCCCCTGCGGGTGAGGGCGTCGGCCATCTCCATGCCGATGTAGCCGTTGCCAATAATGAGGGCAGAGGTAGGGGTATTGCGTTCTATGTGCTGGGCAATGGCAAAGCTGTCCGCCATCCAGCGCAGGAAAAACACGCCCGGCGTATCCAGGCCTTTTATGTGCCCAGGCTTCCGGGAAGCAGCCCCCGTGGCAAGGATGAGCCGATCATATGAAAGCATTTTTCCTCCGCTTGAAGACGAAACCACAACTATCTTTTCTTCTGGGCGGACGGCTGTCGCCTTGTGGTCGGGGAGCAACCGGATGCCCTGCCTGAGCAACTCTTCTCTGGTCCGATGAGCGAGAGCGCGCCAGTCCGGAATTTCCCCGCTGAGGAAAAATGGCAGGCCACAGATGCTATAGTTAGGGTAATCGTCGGCCAACATCACGGTCACGC includes the following:
- a CDS encoding NAD(P)/FAD-dependent oxidoreductase; translated protein: MDNLLIIGGSDAGISAALRAREVAPSCSVTVMLADDYPNYSICGLPFFLSGEIPDWRALAHRTREELLRQGIRLLPDHKATAVRPEEKIVVVSSSSGGKMLSYDRLILATGAASRKPGHIKGLDTPGVFFLRWMADSFAIAQHIERNTPTSALIIGNGYIGMEMADALTRRGLAVTLVGHSQHVLKTVDPTLGRLVLAELERNSVRVASGVDVEEIGVRDGRLMAIGSGGFQAQVDLVLVATGAEPEVGLAKSGKVPLGYGGAIKVNRRMETGVPGIFAAGDCVETWHRLLEKSLYLPLGTTAHKQGRIAGENALGGAKNMPALWGRRC
- a CDS encoding rhodanese-like domain-containing protein yields the protein MKSFTIAVCLLGILCVAQPAVSAETISLENFVRTFNYETRKDMKCSGKELLTLLAKNEAVLIDIRFPEEQQAWGMEFAMKIPLNELPNRLKEIPKDKIIVTACPHIDRSNIAMIYLRTQGYNSRYLVDGLVGLAELLRGDVAREFMEGLSKKK
- a CDS encoding rhodanese-like domain-containing protein, which codes for MLIKEVLSFVLVSLILVTQVNASIGEEYKYISPETLQGRIKAGDSSMIILDICPVEQFAKGHIPGAIETNASPAQRPEETARLEAALPKLVGDKDIIIICPGGGGGAKRTVDLYKSKGIDSKRLLILENGMNKWPYETEPK